In Actinomycetes bacterium, the following are encoded in one genomic region:
- a CDS encoding Type 1 glutamine amidotransferase-like domain-containing protein, whose amino-acid sequence MRLYLSSFRLGDHPEHLVRLAGEGARVAVVANSIDGAPADIRRGGVERELDDLTGLGLRPHELDLRDLAGADAVEAALDGVDAVWARGGNTFVLRVALARSGADAVLADAIRRDALVYAGYSAGGCVLAPSLRGLELVDPVEDVERVWPGAGVVWDGLGVLDRAFVPHWSSPGHPETEMIDDVVARYDAARTPYWKLRDGQVLVLDGESATVV is encoded by the coding sequence GTGCGCCTATACCTGTCGTCCTTCCGGCTCGGCGACCACCCCGAGCACCTGGTCCGGCTGGCGGGGGAAGGTGCCCGGGTTGCAGTGGTCGCCAACTCGATCGACGGCGCCCCGGCGGACATCAGGCGCGGCGGCGTCGAGCGCGAGCTCGACGACCTCACCGGGCTGGGACTGCGGCCGCACGAGCTCGACCTGCGGGACCTCGCAGGCGCTGATGCCGTCGAGGCAGCATTGGACGGCGTCGACGCGGTCTGGGCGCGCGGCGGCAACACCTTCGTGCTCCGAGTCGCGCTGGCGCGCAGCGGCGCCGATGCGGTGCTCGCGGACGCGATCCGGCGGGACGCCCTCGTCTACGCCGGCTACAGCGCCGGCGGCTGCGTGCTGGCGCCGAGCCTGCGCGGGCTCGAGCTGGTCGACCCGGTCGAGGACGTCGAACGGGTCTGGCCGGGTGCCGGCGTCGTCTGGGACGGACTCGGCGTGCTGGACCGGGCGTTCGTCCCGCACTGGAGCTCGCCGGGACATCCGGAGACCGAGATGATCGACGACGTCGTCGCGCGGTACGACGCCGCCCGGACGCCGTACTGGAAGCTGCGTGACGGGCAGGTCCTGGTGCTGGACGGCGAGTCGGCGACCGTGGTGTGA
- a CDS encoding alpha/beta fold hydrolase, whose protein sequence is MRDVEPQHVTVGGRRIAYRRNGSGPTVLLLHGGVSDGREWLPLMTDVRADADVVALDVPGCGGSDDPPPGCTLSDLSDHVAGVVRALDLGPVHLGGLSFGGGLALQVALRHPAVVRSLLLFSAYAGWAGSLPPEEVAERRTSARIFLTGSRPTEPAELVSGLLGSPLTSELADLLEQVTAGARPGPTMDLLEAFADADLSAELGDVRCPTLVVHGERDERAPRPVAEALHRGIPGSRLVVLPGVGHMVNLEARAETAALVRDVVARG, encoded by the coding sequence GTGCGCGACGTCGAGCCTCAGCACGTCACGGTCGGCGGCCGGCGCATCGCCTACCGCCGCAACGGCAGCGGCCCGACGGTGCTGCTCCTGCACGGCGGCGTGAGCGACGGGCGCGAGTGGCTGCCGCTGATGACCGACGTCCGGGCCGATGCGGACGTCGTCGCGCTCGACGTGCCGGGCTGCGGAGGGTCGGACGACCCGCCGCCGGGCTGCACACTCTCTGACCTGTCGGACCACGTCGCCGGCGTGGTCCGGGCGCTCGATCTCGGACCGGTGCACCTCGGTGGGCTGTCCTTCGGCGGGGGACTGGCTCTCCAGGTGGCGCTCCGGCACCCCGCGGTGGTGCGGTCGCTGCTGCTGTTCTCCGCCTATGCGGGCTGGGCCGGCTCCTTGCCGCCGGAGGAGGTGGCCGAGCGTAGGACTTCGGCGAGGATCTTCCTGACCGGCTCCCGGCCGACCGAGCCGGCCGAGCTGGTGTCGGGGCTGCTGGGCAGCCCGTTGACCTCGGAGCTGGCCGACCTGCTGGAGCAGGTCACCGCCGGCGCACGGCCGGGCCCCACGATGGACCTGCTCGAGGCGTTCGCCGACGCGGACCTGAGTGCGGAGCTGGGGGACGTCCGGTGCCCGACCCTGGTCGTGCACGGCGAGCGGGACGAGCGGGCACCCCGTCCGGTGGCGGAGGCGCTGCACCGCGGGATCCCGGGGTCGCGGCTGGTCGTGCTCCCCGGCGTGGGTCACATGGTGAACCTCGAGGCGCGCGCCGAGACCGCTGCCCTGGTGCGCGACGTGGTGGCGCGCGGATAG
- a CDS encoding LytR C-terminal domain-containing protein, whose translation MASSREPEVRDARSDDPQRDERGPYGQLARLFLTQLLAVIAIAAVITAVVAATGGGLDDDVTASPDRTEAQSSGRATPAGTPTSTPAGSEAPSSPAATTSAPATTAATTEPERTPKVDVLNQSAGDGAASQAADRLRAAGWRIGRVDDFRGNVSATTVYWLTPDMRRDARRVARDLGGARVQQGFSTLVEGRISVILVD comes from the coding sequence ATGGCGAGCTCCCGGGAACCGGAGGTCCGCGACGCCCGGTCCGACGACCCCCAGCGCGACGAGCGCGGGCCCTACGGGCAGCTCGCGCGGCTGTTCCTCACCCAGCTGCTGGCCGTCATCGCCATCGCCGCCGTCATCACCGCGGTCGTGGCGGCCACCGGCGGGGGGCTCGACGACGACGTCACGGCGAGCCCGGACCGCACCGAGGCGCAGTCCTCCGGCCGCGCGACGCCGGCCGGCACCCCGACGTCCACGCCGGCCGGATCCGAGGCCCCCTCGAGCCCGGCGGCCACGACGAGCGCGCCGGCCACCACCGCAGCCACGACGGAGCCGGAGCGCACGCCCAAGGTCGACGTCCTCAACCAGTCGGCGGGAGACGGCGCGGCGAGCCAGGCCGCCGACCGGCTCCGCGCGGCCGGCTGGCGGATCGGCCGGGTGGACGACTTCCGCGGCAACGTCAGCGCGACCACGGTCTACTGGCTGACGCCGGACATGCGGCGCGACGCCCGGCGGGTCGCCCGCGACCTCGGCGGAGCGCGGGTGCAGCAGGGGTTCAGCACCCTGGTCGAGGGACGGATCTCGGTCATCCTCGTCGACTGA
- the der gene encoding ribosome biogenesis GTPase Der, giving the protein MTDVELPVDDADAGPVPVLAVVGRPNVGKSTLVNRILGRREAVVEDVPGVTRDRVPYDAAWNGRRFTVVDTGGWEQDARGLQAQVAAQAELAIAAADAVLFVVDATVGATDTDEAVVRVLRRAGKPVVLVANKVDSQRVEGDAAALWSLGLGEPYPVSALHGRGSGDMLDAVLAALPETPPERLDDEGGPRRVALLGRPNVGKSSLLNKLAGTDRVVVDAVAGTTRDPVDEMLELGGREWRFVDTAGIRRRAHQTSGTDYYATLRTQSALDRAEVAVVLIDASETLSEQDTRIISMVVESGRALVIAYNKWDLLDEERRFYLEREIERDLVQVTWAPRVNISARTGRHADKLVPALDAALESWDTRVPTGRLNAFLGELVAAHPHPIRGGKQPRILFATQADTRPPRFVLFTTGFLEAGYRRFVERRLREEFGFVGTPIEVSVKMREKRGR; this is encoded by the coding sequence GTGACCGACGTCGAGCTGCCGGTGGACGACGCCGACGCGGGACCGGTGCCGGTGCTCGCCGTGGTCGGCCGGCCCAACGTCGGCAAGTCGACCCTGGTCAACCGCATCCTCGGCCGCCGTGAGGCCGTCGTCGAGGACGTGCCCGGCGTGACCCGGGACCGGGTGCCCTACGACGCGGCGTGGAACGGCCGCCGGTTCACCGTCGTGGACACCGGCGGGTGGGAGCAGGACGCCAGGGGGCTGCAGGCCCAGGTGGCCGCGCAGGCCGAGCTGGCGATCGCGGCTGCGGACGCGGTGCTCTTCGTGGTCGACGCGACGGTCGGGGCGACCGACACCGACGAGGCCGTGGTGCGCGTGCTGCGCCGGGCCGGCAAGCCTGTCGTCCTCGTTGCCAACAAGGTCGACAGCCAACGGGTGGAGGGGGACGCGGCCGCGCTGTGGTCGCTCGGGCTGGGCGAGCCCTATCCGGTGTCGGCGCTGCACGGGCGTGGTTCCGGCGACATGCTCGACGCGGTGCTGGCCGCACTGCCCGAGACCCCGCCGGAGCGCCTCGACGACGAGGGCGGTCCCCGACGGGTGGCGCTGCTCGGTCGGCCCAACGTCGGCAAGTCCTCGCTGCTCAACAAGCTCGCAGGCACCGACCGGGTCGTCGTCGACGCGGTCGCCGGCACCACGCGCGACCCGGTCGACGAGATGCTCGAGCTGGGCGGCCGCGAGTGGCGCTTCGTCGACACCGCGGGCATCCGCCGACGGGCGCACCAGACCAGCGGCACCGACTACTACGCCACCCTGCGGACGCAGTCGGCGTTGGACCGGGCCGAGGTCGCCGTCGTTCTGATCGACGCGTCGGAGACGTTGTCCGAGCAGGACACCCGGATCATCTCGATGGTCGTCGAGTCCGGCCGGGCACTCGTGATCGCCTACAACAAGTGGGACCTGCTCGACGAGGAGCGCCGGTTCTACCTGGAGCGGGAGATCGAGCGCGACCTGGTGCAGGTGACCTGGGCGCCACGGGTGAACATCTCCGCGCGCACCGGCCGTCACGCCGACAAGCTGGTGCCGGCCCTCGACGCGGCGCTGGAGTCGTGGGACACCCGGGTGCCGACCGGACGGCTCAACGCGTTCCTCGGCGAGCTCGTCGCGGCGCACCCGCACCCGATCCGGGGCGGCAAGCAGCCGCGGATCCTCTTCGCCACCCAGGCCGACACCCGGCCGCCGCGGTTCGTGCTCTTCACGACCGGTTTCCTCGAGGCGGGCTACCGCCGGTTCGTCGAGCGCCGGCTGCGCGAGGAGTTCGGCTTCGTGGGCACGCCGATCGAGGTCAGCGTGAAGATGCGGGAGAAGCGCGGCCGCTGA
- the cmk gene encoding (d)CMP kinase — protein MPTSSPDDAVGALSRVVVAVDGPSGSGKSSVSRAVAQQLGLRYLDTGAMYRALTWWALERGVDVADDATRPEVADLAVRLPLAVSLSPTDASVTVDGHDVTEAIREPRISAAVSAVATNLDVRTELVRRQREIAASGGIVVEGRDITTVVAPDADVRVLLTADESARLIRRALEVHGAADDDALAATRDHVVRRDAQDSTVATFTEAADGVTVLDSSALTFDETVEALLGLVTARAGSS, from the coding sequence ATGCCCACGTCCAGCCCCGACGACGCCGTCGGCGCTCTGAGCCGCGTCGTCGTCGCCGTGGACGGGCCGTCCGGGTCGGGCAAGTCGAGCGTGTCGCGCGCCGTGGCCCAGCAGCTCGGCCTGCGCTACCTGGACACCGGGGCGATGTACCGCGCGCTGACCTGGTGGGCGCTCGAGCGCGGCGTCGACGTCGCCGACGACGCGACCCGCCCCGAGGTGGCCGACCTCGCGGTCCGGCTCCCGCTCGCGGTCTCGCTGTCACCGACGGATGCCTCGGTCACGGTCGACGGTCACGACGTGACGGAGGCGATCCGGGAGCCGCGGATCTCCGCCGCGGTCAGCGCCGTCGCGACCAACCTCGACGTCCGCACCGAGCTGGTGCGCCGCCAGCGCGAGATCGCCGCGTCGGGCGGCATCGTCGTCGAGGGCCGCGACATCACCACCGTCGTCGCGCCGGACGCCGACGTGCGGGTGCTGCTCACCGCCGACGAGTCGGCCCGGTTGATCCGCCGTGCCCTCGAGGTGCACGGGGCTGCGGACGACGATGCGCTCGCCGCGACCCGCGACCACGTGGTGCGGCGCGACGCGCAGGACTCGACGGTGGCGACCTTCACCGAGGCGGCCGACGGCGTGACCGTGCTCGACTCGTCGGCGCTGACCTTCGACGAGACGGTCGAGGCGCTGCTGGGCCTCGTCACGGCCCGGGCCGGATCCTCGTGA
- a CDS encoding prephenate dehydrogenase: MRSCLVVGTGLIGTSVALALRAAGVEVHLTDRDPEAVRRAAQLGAGTADPAASQVDVAVVAVAPSATAEVVTGLVAGNSAATVVDTAGVKEQVLGAVRQALGETPHFVGTHPMAGRERSGPGAARADLFQGRPWVLVPDGADDRSLRRARALVELCGGVPLEMGAGEHDAAVALVSHVPQVAASLVAARLAEGADRALPITGQGLRDVTRVAASDPDLWVDILAANPSPVAHALTELRADLDAVVHALHEVHDDPEWARTALREVLVRGNAGRARLPGKHGGRSTTYAVVPVVVPDRPGELARLVNDVGASGVNIEDLRIEHSPGQPVGLVELAVAPASAAAVARTLGGLGWVVHPGEA, translated from the coding sequence ATCCGCTCCTGCCTCGTCGTCGGCACCGGCCTGATCGGCACCTCGGTGGCGCTCGCCCTGCGCGCCGCGGGCGTAGAGGTGCACCTCACCGACCGCGACCCCGAGGCGGTACGTCGTGCCGCCCAGCTGGGCGCCGGCACCGCCGACCCGGCGGCCAGCCAGGTCGACGTCGCCGTCGTGGCGGTCGCCCCGTCGGCGACGGCCGAGGTGGTCACCGGGCTGGTCGCCGGCAACAGCGCGGCGACCGTCGTCGACACGGCAGGGGTCAAGGAGCAGGTGCTGGGAGCGGTCCGGCAGGCGCTGGGGGAGACGCCGCACTTCGTCGGGACCCACCCGATGGCCGGCCGTGAGCGGTCGGGACCCGGTGCGGCGAGAGCCGACCTGTTCCAGGGGCGGCCGTGGGTGCTGGTGCCCGACGGGGCGGACGACCGGTCGCTGCGCCGGGCACGGGCGCTGGTCGAGCTGTGTGGCGGCGTACCGCTGGAGATGGGTGCGGGGGAGCACGACGCCGCGGTCGCGCTGGTCTCGCACGTGCCGCAGGTCGCGGCGTCGCTGGTGGCCGCGCGGCTCGCCGAGGGTGCGGACCGCGCCCTGCCCATCACCGGGCAGGGGCTGCGGGACGTTACTCGGGTGGCTGCCTCCGACCCCGACCTGTGGGTGGACATCCTCGCCGCCAACCCCTCACCGGTCGCGCACGCGCTCACCGAGCTGCGCGCCGACCTGGACGCGGTCGTGCACGCGCTGCACGAGGTGCACGACGATCCCGAGTGGGCGCGCACCGCGCTGCGCGAGGTGCTGGTGCGGGGCAACGCCGGGCGGGCGCGCCTGCCGGGCAAGCACGGCGGGCGTTCGACGACGTACGCCGTGGTGCCCGTGGTGGTCCCGGACCGTCCCGGCGAGCTGGCCCGGCTGGTCAACGACGTGGGAGCGTCCGGGGTCAACATCGAGGACCTGCGCATCGAGCACTCGCCCGGGCAGCCGGTCGGCCTGGTCGAGCTGGCCGTCGCGCCGGCCTCAGCGGCAGCCGTGGCCCGGACCCTGGGCGGCCTCGGCTGGGTCGTGCACCCGGGAGAGGCGTAA
- the aroH gene encoding chorismate mutase gives MAVRAIRGAVQLDVDDRDHLLAAVDELIREILAQNALTTDDLISMLFTATPDLHSEFPALAARQLGIGDVPLLCTQELDIEGAMPRVIRVMVHADTELPKSDVRHVYLRGAAALRRDLAQ, from the coding sequence GTGGCGGTGCGTGCGATCCGCGGCGCGGTGCAGCTCGACGTCGACGACCGCGACCACCTGCTCGCCGCGGTGGACGAGCTGATCCGCGAGATCCTGGCCCAGAACGCCCTGACCACCGACGACCTGATCTCGATGCTGTTCACCGCCACACCCGATCTGCACAGCGAGTTCCCTGCCCTGGCCGCGCGACAGCTGGGCATCGGCGACGTGCCGCTGCTGTGCACGCAGGAGCTCGACATCGAGGGCGCCATGCCGCGGGTGATCCGGGTGATGGTGCATGCCGACACCGAGCTGCCGAAGTCCGACGTGCGCCACGTCTACCTGCGCGGTGCCGCCGCCCTTCGCCGGGACCTCGCGCAGTGA
- a CDS encoding EamA family transporter translates to MTTPSARRSPTDRVPAPALVLVSILSVQFGSAVARTAFDEAGANGVTLMRLAFSGLLLTAIVRPAVHRWSGTQIGAAVLLGLSMGAMNIVFYLAIREIPLGVAVTVEFVGPLLVALVQTRRAVDLLWVVLAGTGVALLGLEGGSDLPLTGLALALLAGLFWGAYILASANVGRLVPGMDGLAVALLVSALLALPFGAPGLVRSLDDPAVLAAGLAVALLSSVIPYGLELAALRRIPTRVFGILMSLEPAAAALAGLLVLGQRLGARELVALVMVSAASLGVTLGRREGQPPVAPLE, encoded by the coding sequence GTGACCACACCGTCCGCGCGCCGGTCACCTACTGACCGGGTGCCTGCGCCGGCGCTGGTGCTGGTCTCGATCCTGTCGGTGCAGTTCGGCAGCGCGGTGGCCCGCACCGCCTTCGACGAGGCCGGCGCCAACGGCGTCACGCTGATGCGGCTGGCCTTCTCCGGGCTGCTGCTGACGGCGATCGTGCGGCCGGCCGTGCACCGCTGGTCCGGCACCCAGATCGGTGCCGCCGTGCTGCTCGGCCTGTCGATGGGCGCGATGAACATCGTGTTCTACCTCGCTATCCGAGAGATCCCGCTCGGCGTCGCGGTCACCGTCGAGTTCGTCGGCCCGCTGCTGGTTGCGCTGGTCCAGACCCGCCGCGCCGTCGACCTGCTCTGGGTGGTGCTGGCCGGCACCGGCGTGGCCCTGCTCGGCCTGGAGGGCGGCTCCGACCTGCCGCTGACCGGGCTCGCTCTGGCCCTGCTGGCCGGCCTCTTCTGGGGCGCCTACATCCTGGCCAGCGCCAACGTCGGCCGGCTGGTGCCCGGGATGGACGGGCTGGCCGTGGCGCTGCTGGTGTCGGCGCTCCTCGCCCTGCCGTTCGGCGCGCCGGGGCTCGTCCGGTCGCTGGACGACCCGGCGGTCCTCGCTGCCGGCCTCGCCGTGGCGCTGCTGTCCTCCGTCATCCCGTACGGCCTCGAGCTGGCCGCGCTGCGCCGCATCCCGACCCGGGTGTTCGGCATCCTGATGAGCCTGGAGCCCGCTGCCGCCGCACTGGCCGGGCTGCTCGTGCTCGGTCAGCGGCTCGGCGCACGCGAGCTGGTCGCCCTGGTGATGGTCAGCGCGGCGAGCCTCGGGGTGACCCTCGGCCGGCGCGAGGGCCAGCCACCGGTGGCTCCGCTGGAGTGA
- a CDS encoding pseudouridine synthase has product MTSAEQEGIRLQRVLAAAGVGSRRACEVLIEEGRVEVDGRTVRTQGMRVDPVTAVIKVDGMRIATAPEHVYLALNKPRGVVSTMSDPEGRPSLADYVADRSARLFNVGRLDAETEGLILLTNDGDLAHRLAHPSFGVTKTYLAEVTGPVARDVGRRLRDGVELDDGLVQADGFKLVSTVGNRVMVEVSLHEGRKHVVRRMMAAVGHPVTRLVRTEVGPIMLGNLRPGKHRRLSQQEVGALYQAVDL; this is encoded by the coding sequence GTGACGTCTGCCGAGCAGGAGGGCATCCGGCTGCAGCGGGTGCTGGCCGCGGCCGGGGTCGGCAGCCGCCGGGCCTGCGAGGTGCTCATCGAGGAGGGCCGGGTCGAGGTCGACGGCCGGACCGTGCGCACCCAGGGCATGCGGGTCGACCCGGTGACCGCCGTCATCAAGGTCGACGGCATGCGCATCGCGACCGCCCCCGAGCACGTCTACCTCGCGCTGAACAAGCCGCGCGGCGTCGTCAGCACGATGAGCGACCCGGAGGGCCGGCCCTCACTGGCCGACTACGTCGCGGACCGGTCGGCGCGGCTGTTCAACGTCGGCCGGCTGGACGCCGAGACCGAGGGCCTGATCCTGCTCACCAACGACGGCGACCTCGCGCACCGGCTGGCCCACCCGTCCTTCGGCGTCACCAAGACCTACCTGGCCGAGGTCACCGGGCCGGTCGCCCGCGACGTGGGGCGGCGGCTGCGCGACGGCGTCGAGCTCGACGACGGGCTGGTGCAGGCCGACGGGTTCAAGCTGGTGAGCACGGTCGGCAACCGGGTCATGGTCGAGGTCAGCCTGCACGAGGGGCGCAAGCACGTCGTCCGGCGGATGATGGCGGCCGTCGGCCACCCGGTCACCCGCCTGGTGCGGACCGAGGTCGGCCCGATCATGCTGGGCAACCTCAGGCCGGGCAAGCACCGCCGGCTCAGCCAGCAGGAGGTCGGCGCGCTCTACCAGGCCGTCGACCTCTAG
- the scpB gene encoding SMC-Scp complex subunit ScpB produces the protein MVVDEPVGDVLLAQVTERPTDEVRVALASLAAEYDETGRGFELREVAGGWRFYTRASCAAYVERFVLDGQQARLTQAALETLAVVAYRQPVSRARVSAVRGVNVDGVMRTLVARGLVEETGREGHEAGAILYGTTSYFLERLGLRSLDELPELAPFLPELDTVDDVATA, from the coding sequence ATGGTCGTCGACGAGCCGGTGGGCGACGTGTTGCTTGCCCAGGTGACCGAGCGGCCGACCGACGAGGTGCGGGTCGCGCTGGCGTCGCTGGCGGCCGAGTACGACGAGACCGGCCGCGGGTTCGAGCTGCGCGAGGTCGCGGGCGGCTGGCGGTTCTACACCAGGGCGTCCTGCGCGGCGTACGTCGAGAGGTTCGTGCTCGACGGCCAGCAGGCGCGGCTCACCCAGGCCGCGCTGGAGACCCTGGCGGTGGTCGCCTACCGGCAGCCGGTGAGCCGGGCCCGGGTGTCCGCGGTGCGCGGGGTCAACGTCGACGGCGTGATGCGCACCCTCGTCGCCCGCGGCCTGGTCGAGGAGACCGGTCGCGAGGGCCATGAGGCGGGCGCGATCCTCTACGGCACGACGTCGTACTTCCTGGAGCGACTTGGGCTGCGCAGCCTCGACGAGCTGCCCGAGCTGGCGCCCTTCCTGCCCGAGCTCGACACCGTCGACGACGTGGCCACGGCGTGA
- a CDS encoding segregation/condensation protein A gives MDTGRGAGDDLALSADSSAGFHVDLGELFEGPFDLLLGLIAKHKLDVTEVALSKVTDEFIAHIKAMGPVWDNASLDQTTEFLVVAATLLDLKAARLLPSGEVEDEEDLALLEARDLLFARLLQYRAYKQVAAVFAGRMAVEAGRYARAVTLEPQFAGLLPEVLLGLGSQEFAALAARAMAPRPVPVVSMEHLHAPAVSVKEQAGILVIALRRARTSTFRQLTADCEGTLVVVARFLALLELYREGAVVFDQVDPLGELHIRWTGSDEGEVEVEDEFDEPGERGEPAEPDQPADDVPQETTTDV, from the coding sequence GTGGACACGGGCAGGGGCGCCGGCGACGACCTCGCCCTCTCCGCTGACTCGTCGGCCGGCTTCCACGTCGACCTCGGCGAGCTCTTCGAGGGCCCGTTCGACCTGCTGCTGGGCCTGATCGCCAAGCACAAGCTCGACGTCACCGAGGTGGCCCTGTCCAAGGTCACCGACGAGTTCATCGCCCACATCAAGGCCATGGGGCCGGTGTGGGACAACGCGTCGCTCGACCAGACGACCGAGTTCCTCGTGGTCGCGGCGACGCTGCTGGACCTCAAGGCGGCCCGGCTGCTGCCCAGCGGCGAGGTCGAGGACGAGGAGGACCTCGCGCTGCTCGAGGCGCGCGACCTGCTCTTCGCCCGGCTGCTGCAGTACCGCGCCTACAAGCAGGTGGCCGCGGTGTTCGCCGGCCGGATGGCGGTCGAGGCCGGGCGCTACGCCCGGGCGGTCACGCTGGAGCCGCAGTTCGCCGGGCTGCTGCCGGAGGTGCTCCTCGGTCTTGGCTCGCAGGAGTTCGCGGCGCTGGCGGCGCGCGCGATGGCGCCGCGGCCGGTTCCGGTGGTCTCGATGGAGCACCTGCACGCGCCGGCCGTGAGCGTGAAGGAGCAGGCCGGCATCCTGGTCATCGCCCTGCGCCGGGCGCGCACCAGCACCTTCCGCCAGCTGACCGCTGACTGCGAGGGCACCCTGGTCGTGGTGGCCCGGTTCCTCGCGCTGCTCGAGCTCTACCGCGAGGGCGCAGTGGTCTTCGACCAGGTCGACCCGCTGGGCGAGCTGCACATCCGGTGGACCGGCAGCGACGAGGGCGAGGTGGAGGTCGAGGACGAGTTCGACGAGCCGGGAGAGCGGGGCGAGCCGGCGGAGCCGGACCAGCCCGCTGACGACGTACCGCAGGAGACGACGACCGATGTCTGA